The following are encoded together in the Microcaecilia unicolor chromosome 12, aMicUni1.1, whole genome shotgun sequence genome:
- the LOC115482068 gene encoding olfactory receptor class A-like protein 1, with amino-acid sequence MDLSSTVMIILFLLQTSIGAPANIFILMAYAHINQTEKNLKPADTILCHLVFANMLGLITRVMSDFGLNHNHNDISCKLLFYIYRISRGVCICLTSFLSVHQAITLAPSTSQWLSLKSRTKKYLIPCIIGFWLFNILLSVYILRVLYAQRNGTISGPHSKLGFCYSKSSFSSLALFFNIIMNGHDVFFVGLMLSCSVYILYVLKKHRDQVQYIRSTKQNSKMMAERTAAKNVITLVSLYVFCFGVDIGFIVYSGTVPIVPLLLAQIRVFVTSCYALLTPFIIISFNKRIYRRLKYSHNEESVKHVNAN; translated from the coding sequence ATGGATCTCAGCTCCACCGTCATGATCATCTTGTTCCTCTTACAGACCAGCATCGGTGCTCCAGCTAACATCTTCATCCTGATGGCTTATGCCCATATCAACCAAACTGAAAAGAATCTCAAACCCGCAGACACAATTCTTTGTCACCTGGTCTTTGCCAACATGCTTGGACTCATAACAAGGGTAATGAGTGATTTTGGGTTAAATCATAATCATAACGACATCAGCTGTAAACTGTTGTTTTATATCTACAGGATTTCCCGTGGTGTTTGTATATGTTTAACGAGTTTCCTCAGTGTACATCAGGCCATCACTCTCGCTCCTTCTACTTCTCAATGGCTGTCTCTCAAATCAAGAACAAAGAAATATCTTATCCCTTGCATTATAGGTTTTTGGCTGTTTAACATATTATTGAGTGTATATATTCTCAGAGTTCTGTATGCTCAAAGAAATGGTACCATTTCAGGACCTCACTCAAAGCTGGGGTTCTGCTATTCAAAATCATCTTTTTCTTCTCTTGCTCTGTTTTTCAACATTATCATGAATGGTCATGATGTTTTCTTTGTGGGTCTCATGCTCAGTTGCAGTGTTTATATCTTGTATGTTCTGAAGAAACACAGAGACCAGGTACAGTATATCCGTAGCACGAAACAGAACTCTAAAATGATGGCTGAAAGAACGGCAGCCAAGAACGTCATCACATTGGTCTCCCTCTATGTCTTCTGTTTCGGAGTCGACATTGGCTTCATAGTTTACTCAGGAACAGTGCCGATTGTCCCTCTCCTCCTGGCCCAGATAAGAGTGTTCGTCACCTCCTGCTATGCCTTACTTACTCCTTTTATAATAATTAGTTTTAACAAGAGAATTTATAGAAGATTGAAATATTCCCACAATGAGGAGAGTGTAAAACATGTTAATGCTAACTGA